Below is a genomic region from Burkholderiales bacterium.
GGTGCCCGCGCGCCCCAGCGGCACGCTCGCGAGGCGCTTCTCCCAGCGCCCGCCTTCGCGCAGCATGTCGACCCGCGCGGTGTCGAGAATTCCCGGCGCGATGACGTTGGCGGTGATGCCGTGCGGCCCGAGCTCCGCGGCGAGCACGCCGTTGAGCGCGTGTATCGCGGCCTTGGACGCGCTATACGCCGAGAACGCCGCCTGCGCCTTGAGCGCCGCACCCGACGAGATGCTGACGATCGTGCCGCCTTCGCCCTGGGCGATCATGCGGCGCGAGACGTATTTCGAGCAGAGCATCGTGCCGTTGAGGTTGACGTCGACGATGCGGCGCCACACGTCGTCGTCGAGATCCTGCAACGGCACGCGGTCGTCGCCGCGCGCGAACGTCGCGTTGTTGATCAGGATATCGACGCGGCCGTAAGCGGCGACGGTCTCGTCGACCATGCGCTGTACCGCAGCAGACGAGGTGACGTCGACCGTGAGCGCGAGCGCGCGTACACCGAGCTCGCGAATCTCCGCGGCGATCGCCTCGGCGCCGGTCCAGCCGCTTTCGCGCTCGTCGCGCGGCAGGTCGGCGGCCGGCTTGAGCCCGCTGCCGGTGACGACCACGTCGGCGCCGGCGCGCGCGAGGCACAGCGCGATCGCGCGTCCCAGACCGCGCTTACGCGTCGCGCCGGTGACGATCGCGACCTTCCCGGCGAGCTCGCGCTCGGCCATGCCGCTCAGTAGCTCGTCGGC
It encodes:
- a CDS encoding SDR family oxidoreductase; translation: MAERELAGKVAIVTGATRKRGLGRAIALCLARAGADVVVTGSGLKPAADLPRDERESGWTGAEAIAAEIRELGVRALALTVDVTSSAAVQRMVDETVAAYGRVDILINNATFARGDDRVPLQDLDDDVWRRIVDVNLNGTMLCSKYVSRRMIAQGEGGTIVSISSGAALKAQAAFSAYSASKAAIHALNGVLAAELGPHGITANVIAPGILDTARVDMLREGGRWEKRLASVPLGRAGTVEEVAELVRYLCGPHARWISGDVFLMTGGEVRRAAN